A genomic window from Lotus japonicus ecotype B-129 chromosome 1, LjGifu_v1.2 includes:
- the LOC130731752 gene encoding uncharacterized protein LOC130731752 codes for MRGKRKMTEASNEDKKDDSRAYFTWNLEMDRALADILRDQRSMGNKSDGAWKGVAYNTAAQMLSSRFNLQLIGENVKNRIKLWRSWYGIVSDILSQSGFDWDGTKYMISVTNEDAWNEYVKSHNDAKRFRFKVIANWDDIVDLCAKDRATGIGAETSLDADDIMSKEANEDGAYIVDIDADEQSSTTRKSKQPMEFKKGKSGEKNGIITSMNKVAESLSEFVQATRKGVKNVQEVVHDVMDELKNIPDLNGTQWLKAVDWLSENPNKLEILKALPIERKKDYILAFMH; via the exons ATgaggggaaaaaggaaaatgacGGAAGCTAGTAATGAGGATAAGAAAGATGATAGCAGAGCTTACTTTACTTGGAACTTGGAGATGGACCGTGCACTTGCTGATATACTTAGAGATCAAAGAAGCATGGGAAACAAGAGTGATGGTGCATGGAAAGGAGTGGCATATAACACTGCGGCTCAAATGTTGTCTTCACGCTTCAATTTGCAACTTATTGGAGAGAATGTTAAAAACCGCATCAAGCTGTGGAGATCATGGTATGGCATTGTTAGTGACATCCTTAGTCAAAGTGGTTTTGATTGGGATGGAACCAAATATATGATTTCTGTTACAAATGAAGATGCATGGAATGAGTATGTCAAG TCACATAATGACGCTAAGAGGTTCCGATTTAAGGTGATTGCTAATTGGGATGACATtgtagacttgtgtgctaaagATAGAGCAACGGGAATTGGAGCAGAGACATCCTTGGATGCAGATGACATCATGAGCAAAGAAGCAAATGAGGATGGAGCTTATATTGTGGATATTGATGCTGATGAACAAAGCTCTACAACAAGGAAAAGCAAACAACCAATGGAATTCAAAAAGGGAAAAAGTGGAGAAAAGAATGGGATAATTACTTCAATGAATAAAGTGGCTGAGTCATTGAGTGAATTTGTACAAGCAACTAGAAAAGGGGTGAAAAATGTCCAAGAAGTGGTTCATGATGTGatggatgagctaaagaacattCCGGACCTTAATGGCACTCAATGGCTAAAAGCAGTGGATTGGCTTTCAGAAAATCCAAATAAGTTGGAGATTTTGAAAGCTCTTCCcattgagagaaagaaagatTACATCTTAGCTTTTATGCACTGA
- the LOC130731664 gene encoding protein ALP1-like: protein MDLRVVDTSVLLRKRKRNEEEEAKLQEQITFIVASVVAMLLGVVACGNVFHILAHNLKYRVVHFTYYRSKETISRQFNNVLRAVMKVSGEYLKFQDHNNLEGSEAYKWRWFQNSIGALDGTHIPVTVAAEDKPRYRNRKGDISTNVLGICGPDLKFIYVLPGWEGSAGDSRVLRDALRRQNHLQIPNGKYFLVDAGYTNGPGFLAPYRGTRYHLNEWIENTPQNYKELFNLRHASARNVIERSFGILKKRWSKLRTPSFFDIKTQIRMINACFVLHNFIRDEQQYDPILEVQDLELLSVVDEELTSQHGETITSNVANEVTTIQVSEAWTTFRDTLAMDICFVLLCVLAHLEEPCFQGYNWTRDLDSEELLEQLLY, encoded by the exons ATGGATCTTAGAGTAGTTGACACTTCAGTTCTTTTACGAAAACgtaaaagaaatgaagaagaagaggcaaaATTGCAGGAGCAAATTACATTCATTGTTGCTAGTGTCGTTGCTATGCTTTTAGGTGTAGTAGCTTG TGGCAATGTTTTTCACATCCTTGCTCACAACCTAAAGTACAGAGTAGTGCACTTTACCTATTATAGATCCAAAGAAACAATAAGTAGGCAATTCAACAATGTCCTACGAGCTGTGATGAAAGTGAGTGGGGAATATTTGAAGTTTCAAGACCATAATAATCTAGAGGGCTCTGAGGCATACAAATGGAGATGGTTTCAG AATTCGATTGGAGCACTTGATGGGACACATATTCCAGTAACAGTGGCAGCAGAAGATAAACCTAGATACCGTAATAGAAAGGGTGACATCTCTACGAATGTGTTAGGGATTTGTGGTCCAGATTTAAAGTTTATTTACGTGTTACCTGGTTGGGAAGGCTCGGCAGGAGATTCACGAGTATTGCGAGATGCTTTACGTCGTCAAAATCACCTTCAAATTCCGAATG GTAAATACTTTCTGGTCGACGCAGGATATACAAATGGCCCAGGATTTTTAGCACCTTATCGAGGGACTAGATATCATCTCAATGAGTGGATTGAAAACACCCCTCAAAACTACAAGGAGTTGTTCAATCTCCGTCATGCAAGTGCAAGGAATGTAATTGAAAGATCATTTGGGATATTGAAAAAACGATGGAGTAAATTAAGAACTCCATCTTTTTTTGatataaaaacacaaataagaATGATTAACGCTTGTTTCGTACTGCACAATTTTATAAGAGATGAGCAACAATATGACCCAATTTTAGAGGTCCAAGACTTGGAGCTTTTATCGGTTGTTGATGAAGAGTTAACCAGTCAACATGGGGAAACAATTACAAGTAATGTTGCAAATGAGGTCACAACTATTCAAGTATCTGAGGCATGGACAACGTTTCGGGACACTTTAGCAATGGATAT TTGCTTTGTTCTGTTGTGTGTGTTGGCTCACTTGGAAGAGCCTTGTTTCCAA GGTTACAACTGGACCAGAGACTTGGACAGTGAGGAGCTATTGGAACAGTTGCTATATTGA
- the LOC130734311 gene encoding uncharacterized protein LOC130734311, which produces MRGIGGPLLCIGDLLGDVGEEEEQQQPPEGGSLRRETSPPPPPASDLSNAPPLPLPDLTKLFQENYEHLNSALAGTDHTWPSLTLKLCTALETANQLVQCTNSNVASLLEKVEELQKIVKRGDSAIVAAKAVYVTQDNQSGSLK; this is translated from the exons ATGAGAGGAATCGGAGGGCCACTCCTATGCATCGGAGATCTCCTCGGCGACGtcggagaagaggaagaacaacaacaaccaccaGAAGGAGGCTCCCTCCGCCGCGAaacctctcctcctcctcctcctgctTCAGATCTCAGCAACGCCCCTCCCCTTCCACTTCCTGACCTCACCAAACTCTTCCAG GAAAACTATGAGCACTTGAATTCCGCACTCGCTGGCACCGACCACACTTGGCCTTCGCTCACCTTGAAG TTATGCACTGCTCTAGAAACTGCAAACCAGCTGGTTCAGTGTACCAACTCAAATGTTGCATCCTTGTTGGAAAAGGTTGAGGAGCTTCAGAAAATTGTCAAGAGAGGGGATTCTGCCATAGTTGCAGCAAAGGCGGTTTATGTTACCCAAGACAACCAGAGTGGTTCCTTGAAGTGA